One genomic window of Hirundo rustica isolate bHirRus1 chromosome 13, bHirRus1.pri.v3, whole genome shotgun sequence includes the following:
- the ATOSA gene encoding atos homolog protein A isoform X2, producing the protein MLLWKNNIPIMVEVMLLPDCCYSDEGPTTEGNDLNDPAIKQDALLLERWILEPVPRQSGDRFIEEKTLLLAVRSFVFFSQLSAWLSVSHGAVPRNILYRVSAADVDLQWTFSQTPTEHVFPVPNVSHNVALRVSVQSLPRQSNYPVLTCSIHTNLSFYEKRMQERKFHQRSDPSAAQQCSTSSPQRFRGKQTWTMTPEGLLNGKKMPEFTTSFRNLKLYPSTGLGSDFGASQSKVQCYNGTADSKSQSHETPVRTFKSYSLVDSRVSNSHCSHQSTGETNPLIGSLLQERQEVIARIAQHLIHCDPATSPVVAGRPFTTHENISATPKAFRSTFEEENLPRKSKESSPAPAANLDNAIQEDGGEGKARAVPEVALLEARVPGSHRGRQSAGESNPLIDSLLQERQEVIARIAQHLIHCDPATSPVAGRPFKVHEASPVTSKIFRSTYEDENLLKKGKELSSVSFAKSNFSLLEDGSKSGTKTPDTPVSPSRFDAELKTSLKVQARRKLVLAKPSEAVQNAFHQTSNKTSHAFSSIHTSSSSCIKENKSEVPDKLEIHSGYAQKDQITNRVKQGSNSSSTDEQICTNKLKDRTVVNENNGTDSFNNLQIEKCRILEGTKKATVMPVSDSLHKNELKCLDRDSKKPNIYEQNTQLVSIENYLNKDHDSFKNKTKQDKTKTAHDENEDPTGLDFQSTSQKKPAEDNAVKCERQKNPDVQKAPSLKHTNTWRKHNFRSLDGTSTKAFHPRTGLPLLSSPVPQRKTQSGCFDLDSSLLKCLSARSPQQCINRDGDPDSHGKPFLSSSAPPVTSLSLLGNFEESVLNFRLDPLGVVEGFTAEVGASGVFCPTHMTLPVEVSFYSVSDDNAPSPYMGVITLESLGKRGYRVPPSGTIQVTLFNPNKTVVKMFVVIYDLREMPANHQTFLRQRTFSVPVRREVKRTVNKENSHQTEERLLRYLIHLRFQSSKSGKIYLHRDVRLLFSRKSMEVDSGAAYELKSYTESPTNPQFSPRC; encoded by the exons ATGCTTCTGTGGAAGAACAATATTCCAATCATGGTAGAAGTGATGCTTCTTCCAGACTGTTGCTATAGTGATGAAGGGCCCACCACAGAGGGGAATGATTTAAATGATCCTGCAATCAAACAAGATGCATTGCTGTTAGAAAGGTGGATTTTGGAGCCAGTTCCTCGACA GAGTGGAGATCGATTTATTGAAGAGAAGACCCTTTTATTGGCTGTTCgctcctttgttttcttctctcagctgaGCGCGTGGCTGAGTGTTTCACATGGTGCTGTTCCCCGAAACATCCTGTACAG GGTGAGCGCTGCAGATGTGGACTTGCAATGGACGTTCTCCCAGACACCCACTGAGCATGTCTTTCCTGTTCCTAATGTTTCTCACAATGTGGCCTTGAGGGTCAGCGTCCAGTCCCTGCCCAGGCAATCCAACTACCCGGTTCTGACCTGTAGTATTCACACCAACCTTAGCTTTTATGAAAAGCGAATGCAAGAGCGTAAGTTCCATCAGCGCAGCGatcccagtgctgctcagcagtgcagTACTTCCAGTCCACAGCGTTTTCGTGGGAAACAGACATGGACAATGACACCTGAAGGCCTGCTTAATGGAAAAAAGATGCCTGAATTTACTACATCTTTTAGAAATTTAAAACTTTATCCATCTACCGGACTTGGATCTGACTTTGGGGCATCTCAGTCTAAAGTTCAGTGCTATAATGGCACAGCAGACAGTAAGTCACAATCTCATGAAACACCGGTCAGAACTTTTAAATCCTATTCTCTAGTTGATTCCCGTGTTTCAAATAGTCATTGCTCTCATCAGTCCACAGGAGAAACCAATCCTTTGATAGGCTCTTTACTCCAAGAGCGACAAGAAGTCATTGCAAGGATTGCTCAGCACTTGATTCACTGTGATCCAGCTACTTCACCAGTTGTTGCTGGGCGTCCATTCACCACGCATGAAAACATCTCGGCTACACCAAAAGCTTTTCGGAGCACTTTCGAAGAGGAAAACTTGCcaaggaaaagcaaggaaagctcccctgctcctgctgccaacTTAGACAATGCAATACAGGAGGATGGTGGCGAAGGCAAAGCTAGAGCAGTGCCAGAGGTCGCGCTGCTCGAGGCCCGTGTTCCGGGGAGCCACCGTGGCCGTCAGTCGGCAGGAGAGAGTAACCCCCTGATcgattccctgctccaggagcggCAGGAGGTGATAGCAAGGATTGCCCAGCACTTGATCCATTGTGATCCAGCTACTTCCCCTGTTGCTGGACGTCCATTCAAAGTGCATGAGGCTAGTCCAGTCACGTCAAAAATTTTCAGAAGTACATACGAAGATGAAAATTTGCTGAAGAAAGGCAAGGAActgtcttctgtttcttttgctaaatcaaatttttctttgttagaAGATGGCAGTAAATCAGGGACTAAGACACCTGATACTCCTGTCAGTCCTTCTAGGTTTGATGCAGAGTTGAAGACTTCTCTGAAAGTCcaagcaagaagaaaattgGTTTTAGCAAAACCCAGTGAAGCTGTCCAAAATGCATTTCATCAGACTTCAAATAAAACTTCTCATGCATTTAGTAGTATTCacacatcatcatcatcatgtattaaagaaaataaatctgaagtTCCAGATAAATTGGAAATACATTCTGGTTATGCACAGAAAGACCAGATAACCAACAGAGTTAAACAGGGTTCAAattccagcagcactgatgAACAGATTTGCACAAATAAACTTAAAGACAGAACAGTTGTTAATGAGAACAATGGCACAGACAGTTTTAATAATTTACAGATAGAAAAATGCAGGATACTTGAAGGTACAAAAAAAGCAACTGTGATGCCGGTATCTGACTCTTTGCACAAAAATGAGCTCAAGTGTTTAGATAGAGACTccaaaaaaccaaatatttatgAGCAAAATACTCAGCTTGTTAgtattgaaaattatttaaataaagaccATGACagtttcaaaaacaaaaccaaacaagataaaacaaaaactGCACATGATGAGAACGAAGACCCGACAGGCCTCGACTTTCAAAGCACTTCTCAGAAGAAACCTGCAGAAGATAATGCAGTTAAGTGTGAGCGGCAGAAGAACCCAGATGTACAG AAAGCACCATCTCTAAAACACACAAATACGTGGCGGAAGCACAATTTTCGATCCCTGGATGGAACTTCAACCAAGGCTTTTCATCCCAGAACTGGTCTGCCTCTGCTTTCAAGTCCC GTTCctcaaagaaaaacacagtCTGGGTGCTTTGATCTGGATTCATCATTGTTGAAATGTCTGTCTGCAAGAAG cccACAACAATGTATAAACAGAGACGGTGATCCAGACAGCCATGGGAAACCATTTCTAAGTTCCAGTGCTCCACCAGTAACAAGTCTGAGCCTTCTGGGAAACTTTGAG gaatCTGTCCTGAATTTCCGCTTGGACCCGCTTGGTGTCGTGGAGGGTTTCACAGCAGAGGTGGGAGCAAGTGGAGTCTTTTGTCCCACACACATGACTCTGCCAGTTGAAGTGTCATTCTACAGCGTTTCAGATGACAATGCGCCCTCTCCTTACATG ggTGTAATTACTTTAGAGTCCCTTGGTAAAAGGGGTTATCGGGTACCGCCTTCAGGAACAATACAAGTG ACCTTATTTAACCCTAACAAAACTGTGGTGAAGATGTTTGTGGTGATCTATGACTTGAGAGAAATGCCAGCTAATCATCAAACATTCCTACGGCAAAGAactttttctgttcctgtgaGACGAGAAGTCAAGCGAACTGTCAATAAAGAAAACAGTCACCAGACTGAAGAAAGGCTATTACGCTACCTCATACATCTGAG GTTCCAGAGTTCTAAATCTGGAAAGATCTACCTCCACAGAGATGTAAGGCTCCTATTCTCTCGGAAGTCCATGGAAGTTGATAGCGGCGCTGCATATGAACTCAAATCTTACACTGAATCTCCAACAAATCCTCAGTTTTCACCAAGATGCTAG
- the ATOSA gene encoding atos homolog protein A isoform X1, with protein sequence MKPERDTLDEYFEYEAEEFLVSLALLITEGRTPEYSIKGRTEGFHCPPAQSSQPPTTKHECSDKLAQCRQARRTRSEVMLLWKNNIPIMVEVMLLPDCCYSDEGPTTEGNDLNDPAIKQDALLLERWILEPVPRQSGDRFIEEKTLLLAVRSFVFFSQLSAWLSVSHGAVPRNILYRVSAADVDLQWTFSQTPTEHVFPVPNVSHNVALRVSVQSLPRQSNYPVLTCSIHTNLSFYEKRMQERKFHQRSDPSAAQQCSTSSPQRFRGKQTWTMTPEGLLNGKKMPEFTTSFRNLKLYPSTGLGSDFGASQSKVQCYNGTADSKSQSHETPVRTFKSYSLVDSRVSNSHCSHQSTGETNPLIGSLLQERQEVIARIAQHLIHCDPATSPVVAGRPFTTHENISATPKAFRSTFEEENLPRKSKESSPAPAANLDNAIQEDGGEGKARAVPEVALLEARVPGSHRGRQSAGESNPLIDSLLQERQEVIARIAQHLIHCDPATSPVAGRPFKVHEASPVTSKIFRSTYEDENLLKKGKELSSVSFAKSNFSLLEDGSKSGTKTPDTPVSPSRFDAELKTSLKVQARRKLVLAKPSEAVQNAFHQTSNKTSHAFSSIHTSSSSCIKENKSEVPDKLEIHSGYAQKDQITNRVKQGSNSSSTDEQICTNKLKDRTVVNENNGTDSFNNLQIEKCRILEGTKKATVMPVSDSLHKNELKCLDRDSKKPNIYEQNTQLVSIENYLNKDHDSFKNKTKQDKTKTAHDENEDPTGLDFQSTSQKKPAEDNAVKCERQKNPDVQKAPSLKHTNTWRKHNFRSLDGTSTKAFHPRTGLPLLSSPVPQRKTQSGCFDLDSSLLKCLSARSPQQCINRDGDPDSHGKPFLSSSAPPVTSLSLLGNFEESVLNFRLDPLGVVEGFTAEVGASGVFCPTHMTLPVEVSFYSVSDDNAPSPYMGVITLESLGKRGYRVPPSGTIQVTLFNPNKTVVKMFVVIYDLREMPANHQTFLRQRTFSVPVRREVKRTVNKENSHQTEERLLRYLIHLRFQSSKSGKIYLHRDVRLLFSRKSMEVDSGAAYELKSYTESPTNPQFSPRC encoded by the exons ATACTTTGGATGAATACTTTGAGTATGAAGCTGAGGAGTTCCTGGTCTCCTTGGCCTTGCTGATCACTGAGGGCCGCACACCAGAGTACTCGATCAAGGGCAGGACAGAGGGCTTTCACTGCCCACCAGCACAGTCGAGTCAGCCACCAACAACTAAGCATGAATGCAGCGACAAACTGGCTCAG tgTCGTCAGGCCAGGCGAACCAGATCTGAGGTTATGCTTCTGTGGAAGAACAATATTCCAATCATGGTAGAAGTGATGCTTCTTCCAGACTGTTGCTATAGTGATGAAGGGCCCACCACAGAGGGGAATGATTTAAATGATCCTGCAATCAAACAAGATGCATTGCTGTTAGAAAGGTGGATTTTGGAGCCAGTTCCTCGACA GAGTGGAGATCGATTTATTGAAGAGAAGACCCTTTTATTGGCTGTTCgctcctttgttttcttctctcagctgaGCGCGTGGCTGAGTGTTTCACATGGTGCTGTTCCCCGAAACATCCTGTACAG GGTGAGCGCTGCAGATGTGGACTTGCAATGGACGTTCTCCCAGACACCCACTGAGCATGTCTTTCCTGTTCCTAATGTTTCTCACAATGTGGCCTTGAGGGTCAGCGTCCAGTCCCTGCCCAGGCAATCCAACTACCCGGTTCTGACCTGTAGTATTCACACCAACCTTAGCTTTTATGAAAAGCGAATGCAAGAGCGTAAGTTCCATCAGCGCAGCGatcccagtgctgctcagcagtgcagTACTTCCAGTCCACAGCGTTTTCGTGGGAAACAGACATGGACAATGACACCTGAAGGCCTGCTTAATGGAAAAAAGATGCCTGAATTTACTACATCTTTTAGAAATTTAAAACTTTATCCATCTACCGGACTTGGATCTGACTTTGGGGCATCTCAGTCTAAAGTTCAGTGCTATAATGGCACAGCAGACAGTAAGTCACAATCTCATGAAACACCGGTCAGAACTTTTAAATCCTATTCTCTAGTTGATTCCCGTGTTTCAAATAGTCATTGCTCTCATCAGTCCACAGGAGAAACCAATCCTTTGATAGGCTCTTTACTCCAAGAGCGACAAGAAGTCATTGCAAGGATTGCTCAGCACTTGATTCACTGTGATCCAGCTACTTCACCAGTTGTTGCTGGGCGTCCATTCACCACGCATGAAAACATCTCGGCTACACCAAAAGCTTTTCGGAGCACTTTCGAAGAGGAAAACTTGCcaaggaaaagcaaggaaagctcccctgctcctgctgccaacTTAGACAATGCAATACAGGAGGATGGTGGCGAAGGCAAAGCTAGAGCAGTGCCAGAGGTCGCGCTGCTCGAGGCCCGTGTTCCGGGGAGCCACCGTGGCCGTCAGTCGGCAGGAGAGAGTAACCCCCTGATcgattccctgctccaggagcggCAGGAGGTGATAGCAAGGATTGCCCAGCACTTGATCCATTGTGATCCAGCTACTTCCCCTGTTGCTGGACGTCCATTCAAAGTGCATGAGGCTAGTCCAGTCACGTCAAAAATTTTCAGAAGTACATACGAAGATGAAAATTTGCTGAAGAAAGGCAAGGAActgtcttctgtttcttttgctaaatcaaatttttctttgttagaAGATGGCAGTAAATCAGGGACTAAGACACCTGATACTCCTGTCAGTCCTTCTAGGTTTGATGCAGAGTTGAAGACTTCTCTGAAAGTCcaagcaagaagaaaattgGTTTTAGCAAAACCCAGTGAAGCTGTCCAAAATGCATTTCATCAGACTTCAAATAAAACTTCTCATGCATTTAGTAGTATTCacacatcatcatcatcatgtattaaagaaaataaatctgaagtTCCAGATAAATTGGAAATACATTCTGGTTATGCACAGAAAGACCAGATAACCAACAGAGTTAAACAGGGTTCAAattccagcagcactgatgAACAGATTTGCACAAATAAACTTAAAGACAGAACAGTTGTTAATGAGAACAATGGCACAGACAGTTTTAATAATTTACAGATAGAAAAATGCAGGATACTTGAAGGTACAAAAAAAGCAACTGTGATGCCGGTATCTGACTCTTTGCACAAAAATGAGCTCAAGTGTTTAGATAGAGACTccaaaaaaccaaatatttatgAGCAAAATACTCAGCTTGTTAgtattgaaaattatttaaataaagaccATGACagtttcaaaaacaaaaccaaacaagataaaacaaaaactGCACATGATGAGAACGAAGACCCGACAGGCCTCGACTTTCAAAGCACTTCTCAGAAGAAACCTGCAGAAGATAATGCAGTTAAGTGTGAGCGGCAGAAGAACCCAGATGTACAG AAAGCACCATCTCTAAAACACACAAATACGTGGCGGAAGCACAATTTTCGATCCCTGGATGGAACTTCAACCAAGGCTTTTCATCCCAGAACTGGTCTGCCTCTGCTTTCAAGTCCC GTTCctcaaagaaaaacacagtCTGGGTGCTTTGATCTGGATTCATCATTGTTGAAATGTCTGTCTGCAAGAAG cccACAACAATGTATAAACAGAGACGGTGATCCAGACAGCCATGGGAAACCATTTCTAAGTTCCAGTGCTCCACCAGTAACAAGTCTGAGCCTTCTGGGAAACTTTGAG gaatCTGTCCTGAATTTCCGCTTGGACCCGCTTGGTGTCGTGGAGGGTTTCACAGCAGAGGTGGGAGCAAGTGGAGTCTTTTGTCCCACACACATGACTCTGCCAGTTGAAGTGTCATTCTACAGCGTTTCAGATGACAATGCGCCCTCTCCTTACATG ggTGTAATTACTTTAGAGTCCCTTGGTAAAAGGGGTTATCGGGTACCGCCTTCAGGAACAATACAAGTG ACCTTATTTAACCCTAACAAAACTGTGGTGAAGATGTTTGTGGTGATCTATGACTTGAGAGAAATGCCAGCTAATCATCAAACATTCCTACGGCAAAGAactttttctgttcctgtgaGACGAGAAGTCAAGCGAACTGTCAATAAAGAAAACAGTCACCAGACTGAAGAAAGGCTATTACGCTACCTCATACATCTGAG GTTCCAGAGTTCTAAATCTGGAAAGATCTACCTCCACAGAGATGTAAGGCTCCTATTCTCTCGGAAGTCCATGGAAGTTGATAGCGGCGCTGCATATGAACTCAAATCTTACACTGAATCTCCAACAAATCCTCAGTTTTCACCAAGATGCTAG